The nucleotide sequence GACGCTTGCTAGCCGCTTGCCGGCCTCATTGCTGTCCTTGGCATTCGCTTTCTCAGTATTGCTCAGCAGCTGCTCCGGCCGCAAGAGCAATGGCAGTCTCTCCATCTTCGGCATAATCTATCTGGTTATTGCCGTCATGGCTTTCTTAAGCTTGATCAAGCAAGATTGGTCGACTGGTAAGAAGATCATCTGGGGGCTTATTATCTGGTTTTTCCCCTTCGGCGGTTCCATCATCTACTTCCTGTTTTCAGGTCGCAGATAGGCTCTTCTAGCAGATACCACCAACAAAAAGCCCGGGCGCATAAGCGTCCGGGCTTTTTGTTGGTGGTGGAAAAAATTACTTGCCTTCAAGCAGCCGTCTCTTCTCTAGCCGTGCCACGTGCTTGAGCAAGTCGCCGGTGTTAGTGATTTCCGTTATCTGCCAGTGGTTGCCGCGGTTGAGCATCTTTAGCTCCACTACCATGGTCGTATCGTACTTGGGCTGCGTGAATTCTATGCCCACTAGCGCTTGC is from Hymenobacter tibetensis and encodes:
- a CDS encoding PLD nuclease N-terminal domain-containing protein codes for the protein MNKLTTLASRLPASLLSLAFAFSVLLSSCSGRKSNGSLSIFGIIYLVIAVMAFLSLIKQDWSTGKKIIWGLIIWFFPFGGSIIYFLFSGRR